One window of Mucilaginibacter inviolabilis genomic DNA carries:
- a CDS encoding DUF2252 domain-containing protein — MNLEQRLKNFNETLLAEKVQLKYEAMAENAFRFFRGTCHLFYEDLAAAEPLPLSPLAWICGDLHIENFGSYKGDNKLVYFDLNDFDEALLAPASYETVRMVTSIFIAFDTLNIEPEKALKMAHLYMKTYSATLAKGKAISIEPRIAKGIVCDFLKSAEQSTYKELLKKRTVSKKKSIMLSLEDERHFKLDKDLKHELKAHINEWVKTSSDGPYNYEVVSAVFRLAGTGSVGVKRYLFLLKSTNTKNHYLLLDMKEARPSSLQPYVPTQQLHWDNEAARVIGIQQRLQSTPTALLSTTVFRGDAFIIQELQPVKDTIKFKLLKDYRDMYQVIDDMAALTASAQLRSGGMQGSGTIDDLMSFGLDTNWQDAVIAYAQRYAATTKTCYKTFKRDFKAGKYQ, encoded by the coding sequence ATGAATCTGGAACAAAGACTTAAAAATTTTAATGAAACTTTATTAGCGGAAAAAGTACAGCTTAAATACGAAGCGATGGCGGAGAACGCTTTCCGATTTTTCCGGGGCACTTGTCATCTATTTTACGAAGATCTCGCGGCGGCCGAGCCGCTGCCTTTGTCGCCGCTGGCCTGGATCTGCGGCGACCTGCATATCGAGAACTTTGGCAGTTATAAAGGCGATAACAAGCTGGTTTATTTTGATCTCAACGACTTCGACGAAGCCTTACTGGCACCCGCCAGTTACGAAACCGTCCGGATGGTGACCAGCATTTTTATTGCTTTCGACACGCTGAATATCGAACCCGAAAAAGCGTTGAAGATGGCACATTTGTATATGAAGACCTACTCGGCCACCTTAGCCAAAGGCAAAGCCATCAGTATCGAACCCCGTATAGCTAAAGGCATCGTCTGCGATTTTCTGAAATCTGCCGAACAATCCACCTATAAAGAACTGCTCAAAAAACGCACCGTCAGCAAGAAGAAAAGTATCATGCTTTCCCTGGAAGACGAGCGCCACTTCAAACTTGATAAAGATCTGAAACACGAACTCAAAGCACATATCAACGAATGGGTTAAAACCAGCAGTGACGGCCCATATAATTATGAAGTGGTCAGCGCTGTCTTTCGCCTCGCCGGCACCGGCAGCGTGGGGGTTAAACGCTATCTCTTTCTACTCAAAAGCACCAACACAAAAAATCATTACCTCTTACTGGATATGAAGGAAGCGCGGCCATCTTCCCTGCAGCCATATGTACCTACCCAGCAATTACATTGGGACAACGAAGCTGCCCGCGTCATCGGTATCCAGCAACGCTTGCAAAGCACACCCACCGCTTTGCTGAGCACCACCGTTTTTCGCGGCGATGCTTTTATCATCCAGGAACTGCAACCCGTGAAGGATACCATTAAATTCAAACTCTTAAAAGACTACCGGGATATGTACCAGGTGATCGACGACATGGCCGCGCTCACCGCTTCCGCGCAGCTGCGCAGCGGCGGTATGCAGGGTTCCGGTACGATTGATGATCTGATGTCCTTCGGCCTGGATACCAACTGGCAGGATGCCGTGATCGCTTACGCACAGCGCTATGCGGCCACTACCAAAACCTGTTACAAAACTTTCAAAAGGGATTTTAAAGCAGGTAAATATCAGTAA
- a CDS encoding DUF421 domain-containing protein yields the protein METLLTIFGEGKDLSILQMCSRGIIVFFLAFLLIRLSGRRSFGIHTALDNIIVILLGATLSRGIVGASPFVATLVTCTVITALHRLFGWLIVRYHKVGLFIEGDKLPLYEHGKFNKKNMDRALVSEAEVMQGIRRTAITDDLDQIKVAYLERSGEISAVRK from the coding sequence ATGGAAACACTCCTCACTATCTTCGGCGAAGGCAAAGATCTCAGCATACTACAAATGTGCAGCCGTGGTATCATCGTTTTCTTCCTAGCCTTTTTGCTCATCCGCTTATCCGGCCGGAGAAGCTTTGGCATCCATACCGCGCTGGATAATATCATAGTGATTTTATTAGGCGCAACGCTCAGCCGCGGTATCGTCGGTGCTTCGCCCTTTGTGGCAACACTGGTGACCTGTACAGTTATCACCGCGTTACATCGCCTGTTTGGCTGGCTGATCGTCCGATATCATAAAGTAGGATTGTTTATCGAAGGGGATAAACTGCCTTTATATGAACACGGCAAATTCAATAAAAAGAACATGGACAGAGCATTAGTTTCAGAGGCGGAAGTAATGCAAGGTATCAGGCGAACCGCCATTACAGACGACCTGGATCAGATCAAGGTAGCTTATCTGGAGCGTAGCGGAGAGATCAGCGCGGTTAGAAAGTAA
- a CDS encoding YciE/YciF ferroxidase family protein: MATATKRPARTGKMENSEFHEFFVDELKDIYWAEKHLVKALPKMKKAATSPELADAFEKHTAETETHIATLEKAFELLGEKAAAKKCDAMAGLLEEADGIIEDTEKGTMIRDAGLILAAQKVEHYEIATYGGLRTLASTMGHEDVAKLLQQTLDNEKATDEALTTCAESLVNDQAVAE; encoded by the coding sequence ATGGCAACAGCAACAAAAAGACCGGCAAGAACCGGCAAAATGGAAAACTCAGAATTTCATGAATTCTTTGTGGACGAGTTGAAGGACATCTACTGGGCAGAAAAACACTTGGTGAAAGCCTTACCGAAAATGAAAAAGGCGGCCACCAGCCCGGAACTTGCAGATGCTTTTGAAAAGCATACCGCGGAAACTGAGACGCATATTGCTACCCTGGAAAAAGCGTTTGAGTTGTTAGGCGAAAAAGCCGCCGCAAAAAAATGTGATGCCATGGCAGGACTGCTGGAAGAAGCGGACGGCATTATCGAAGACACCGAAAAAGGTACGATGATCCGCGATGCGGGCCTGATCCTGGCCGCGCAAAAAGTGGAGCACTACGAGATCGCGACTTATGGCGGTTTGCGTACGCTGGCGTCTACCATGGGTCACGAAGATGTCGCCAAGCTTTTACAGCAAACGCTGGATAATGAAAAAGCGACTGATGAAGCGCTGACTACTTGCGCGGAAAGCCTGGTGAATGATCAGGCCGTGGCTGAATAA
- a CDS encoding SDR family oxidoreductase: MENPKEKYPKPPFQEQSQTWPGLAGKMEPKPDHGETSYKGSGRLKGRRALITGGDSGMGRAAAIAYAREGADVAINYYPSEEPDAREVIELIKAEGVHAEAIPGDLREEAFCVRLVNEAIEKLGGLDIIVNNAGRQQAHESIMDISTADFDATMKTNIYAPFWIIKAALPHLQPGSVIIGTTSEQAYDPTPDLYDYAQTKAATMNYIKSLAKQLGPKGIRVNGVAPGPIWTPLQVSGGASMEKLKKFGSQTVFGRPGQPAELASIYVQLADSNASFTTGAVYGASGGAGQP, from the coding sequence ATGGAGAACCCGAAAGAAAAATATCCGAAACCGCCGTTTCAGGAACAATCGCAGACCTGGCCGGGACTGGCGGGTAAGATGGAACCGAAACCTGACCACGGGGAAACCAGCTATAAAGGTTCGGGCAGGCTGAAAGGCCGGAGGGCCTTAATTACCGGTGGTGATTCGGGGATGGGCCGGGCAGCGGCGATAGCCTATGCTCGCGAAGGCGCGGACGTAGCGATCAACTACTACCCCAGCGAAGAACCAGATGCGCGGGAGGTGATCGAACTTATCAAAGCTGAAGGTGTCCATGCGGAAGCGATACCGGGTGATCTGCGCGAAGAAGCATTTTGTGTGCGGTTGGTGAATGAGGCCATTGAAAAGTTAGGCGGCCTGGACATCATCGTGAATAATGCTGGCCGGCAGCAGGCCCACGAATCCATTATGGATATCAGCACGGCGGATTTTGACGCCACGATGAAGACCAATATCTACGCGCCTTTTTGGATCATCAAAGCGGCCTTACCACATTTGCAGCCGGGATCGGTCATTATCGGTACCACTTCTGAGCAGGCTTATGACCCAACACCCGATCTGTACGACTATGCACAGACCAAAGCAGCAACGATGAACTATATCAAATCGCTGGCGAAACAACTCGGGCCGAAAGGTATCCGGGTAAACGGTGTGGCACCGGGACCTATCTGGACGCCTTTGCAGGTGAGCGGCGGGGCAAGTATGGAAAAGTTGAAAAAGTTTGGTTCACAAACCGTATTTGGTCGGCCGGGACAACCGGCAGAACTGGCGTCGATCTATGTGCAGTTGGCAGACAGTAATGCCAGCTTTACTACCGGCGCAGTCTATGGTGCATCAGGCGGTGCGGGACAACCTTAA
- a CDS encoding DUF6496 domain-containing protein codes for MAKYSEKAQDKVHKALHEEKEGTLKSGRSGKKVTSRKQAIAIGLSEAREAGAKVPKKKD; via the coding sequence ATGGCTAAATATTCAGAAAAAGCACAGGACAAGGTCCATAAGGCTTTACACGAGGAAAAAGAAGGCACGCTTAAAAGCGGCCGCAGCGGTAAAAAAGTAACCAGCCGTAAGCAAGCGATCGCGATCGGTTTATCGGAAGCGCGGGAAGCGGGTGCTAAAGTGCCCAAAAAGAAAGATTAA
- a CDS encoding SDR family oxidoreductase produces MAKTPAKQNKQPGIEAKMQPAPEYIKDSYRASGKLSGKIALITGGDSGIGRAVSVHFAREGADLAIVYLDEDVDAKETQSLVEAFGRKCLLIKGDVKKADFCKKAVKKVVGEYGKLNVLVNNAGMQFPQKNVKAIDPEQLDTTFRTNIFAYFYFAEAAMDYMKAGDCIINTSSVTAYRSSPSLIDYSSTKGAITTFTRSLATNLVEKQIRVNAVAPGPVWTPLIVSSFDEKKIKDFGNETAMKRAGQPSELGPAYVFLASDDASFITGQVIHINGGEVVNG; encoded by the coding sequence ATGGCAAAAACTCCCGCGAAACAAAACAAGCAACCTGGCATTGAGGCGAAAATGCAGCCCGCCCCGGAATATATCAAAGACAGTTATCGGGCTTCCGGCAAGCTGAGTGGTAAAATTGCGCTGATCACCGGTGGCGATAGCGGCATCGGACGGGCCGTCAGCGTTCATTTCGCGCGCGAAGGCGCTGATTTGGCGATCGTTTATCTAGATGAGGATGTGGACGCTAAGGAAACACAAAGTTTAGTGGAAGCTTTTGGCCGCAAATGTTTGTTGATCAAAGGAGACGTCAAAAAAGCGGACTTCTGTAAAAAGGCGGTTAAAAAGGTGGTTGGTGAATACGGGAAATTGAATGTGCTGGTCAACAATGCAGGTATGCAGTTTCCGCAAAAAAACGTCAAGGCTATCGACCCGGAGCAACTGGACACGACTTTCCGCACCAATATTTTTGCTTACTTCTATTTTGCGGAAGCAGCGATGGATTACATGAAGGCGGGTGACTGTATCATTAATACCAGTTCGGTGACGGCTTATCGTTCGTCGCCATCCCTGATCGATTATTCATCAACCAAGGGTGCTATAACGACATTTACGCGTTCGCTGGCCACCAATCTGGTCGAAAAACAGATCCGGGTAAACGCGGTAGCACCGGGGCCGGTCTGGACGCCACTGATCGTATCGAGTTTCGACGAAAAAAAGATCAAAGACTTCGGCAATGAAACAGCGATGAAGCGGGCGGGACAACCTTCGGAACTCGGTCCGGCATATGTATTCCTGGCTTCGGACGACGCCTCCTTTATCACCGGTCAGGTCATCCATATAAACGGTGGTGAAGTAGTTAACGGATAA
- a CDS encoding flavodoxin family protein, whose amino-acid sequence MKALFVNCTLKRSPDFSNTGAMAEKAALQLREEGFETEIIRLNDYQVLTGNSSDEGDGDEWPQILEKIKACQIFVIATPIWMGHLASTSQKVIERLDAIFRDEDLMDKETGQFMPYNKVAGCLVTGNEDGAHSCAAQVLWSLQEVGFTIPPNVNAYWVGLAGGEKDYVEAGGERYLYTNKSLRYMTGNLAFFAKLLASNPITTDLNQANEKAKAESDPED is encoded by the coding sequence ATGAAAGCACTATTTGTCAATTGTACGCTGAAACGCAGTCCGGACTTCAGCAATACCGGGGCTATGGCTGAAAAAGCCGCGCTGCAACTCCGTGAAGAAGGATTTGAAACGGAGATCATCCGGCTGAACGATTATCAGGTACTGACCGGCAATAGTTCCGATGAGGGCGATGGGGATGAATGGCCGCAGATTTTGGAAAAGATCAAAGCCTGCCAAATCTTTGTGATCGCTACACCCATCTGGATGGGACATCTGGCCTCAACTTCGCAAAAGGTCATTGAACGGCTGGATGCCATTTTCCGCGACGAAGATTTGATGGATAAGGAAACCGGTCAATTTATGCCTTACAATAAAGTTGCGGGGTGTTTAGTGACGGGCAATGAGGATGGCGCGCACAGTTGCGCCGCGCAGGTACTCTGGTCACTGCAGGAAGTGGGTTTCACCATCCCACCCAATGTCAATGCTTACTGGGTCGGTTTAGCCGGTGGCGAAAAAGACTATGTGGAAGCGGGCGGCGAGCGCTACCTGTACACCAATAAAAGCTTGCGTTACATGACCGGTAATCTGGCATTTTTTGCCAAACTATTGGCCAGCAACCCCATTACCACCGACCTGAACCAAGCCAATGAAAAAGCAAAAGCAGAAAGCGATCCGGAAGATTAA
- a CDS encoding TraR/DksA family transcriptional regulator: METTIIRYSDTELNDFKTLILSKINIAKEELNALTASLSHANSNGTDDTGGAYHTLEDGAATLEKETIHQMAGRQKKFIEQLEAALVRIANKTYGVCRATGKLIQKERLMAVPHTTMSMEAKLRQN; encoded by the coding sequence ATGGAAACAACGATTATACGTTACTCAGATACTGAACTGAATGATTTCAAGACGCTGATCTTGTCGAAGATCAATATCGCTAAAGAAGAATTGAACGCGCTGACGGCTTCGCTAAGTCATGCCAATTCTAATGGCACGGATGACACGGGCGGCGCTTACCACACGCTGGAGGATGGCGCAGCGACGCTGGAAAAAGAAACGATCCACCAGATGGCGGGCCGTCAGAAAAAGTTTATCGAGCAATTGGAAGCGGCGCTGGTGCGTATCGCGAATAAGACCTATGGCGTTTGCCGCGCCACCGGTAAACTGATCCAAAAGGAAAGGTTAATGGCAGTGCCCCATACAACGATGAGTATGGAAGCGAAACTGAGGCAAAATTAA
- a CDS encoding pyridoxamine 5'-phosphate oxidase family protein has protein sequence MNSIDQQQPEENRAPLSGAEAVEKIKELAGKTHTCFFSTDLKGGNAAATRPMSVQQIDDQGNLWFLSANDSLKNGEIQKDPQVQLLFQGSAHSDFMTLAGKATISRDKEKIKELWEPIVKTWFTEGVDDPRITVIQVSPVEGYYWDTKHGKMVALLKMIAGAITGKTLDDSIQGDLKP, from the coding sequence ATGAACAGCATCGACCAACAACAACCAGAAGAGAACCGCGCGCCACTCTCCGGCGCCGAAGCCGTTGAAAAGATCAAAGAACTGGCCGGCAAGACTCATACCTGCTTTTTCTCCACCGACCTGAAAGGCGGCAATGCCGCAGCTACCCGGCCCATGTCCGTGCAGCAGATCGACGACCAGGGAAACCTCTGGTTCCTCAGCGCCAACGATAGCCTCAAAAATGGAGAGATCCAAAAAGACCCACAGGTGCAGCTGCTCTTCCAGGGTTCCGCGCATTCCGACTTTATGACCCTGGCGGGCAAGGCAACAATAAGCCGCGACAAAGAAAAGATCAAAGAACTTTGGGAACCTATTGTCAAAACCTGGTTCACCGAAGGCGTGGACGACCCGAGAATCACCGTTATTCAGGTAAGCCCTGTCGAAGGTTATTACTGGGACACCAAACACGGTAAAATGGTTGCCCTGCTTAAAATGATCGCCGGCGCAATTACCGGCAAAACATTGGATGATTCGATACAAGGCGACCTGAAGCCATGA
- a CDS encoding FAD/NAD(P)-binding protein, which produces MTIALIGGGPSALFGYKRLIDSGQFFEVAIYEKTGSLGCGMPYSRSGSADEHITNVSGNEIPALSSDVADWIKTVPKDTLDKYHIDSDKFNDYKVLPRLLFGQYLCDQFKILLKKAKENGVETNIYYNTTVTDIQDQQNKVAIITETGENTYDRVIVCTGHLWLKNHEGEIPGWFDSPYPPEKIARQVNFPVAIRGASLTAIDAVRTLGRHNGSFEKDEKGKLSFKANTDSPDFKIVMHSRNGLLPAVRFHLEDTHLGKDTVLSQEKIRQIRKANDGFLSLDYVFEENFKKGIKEHDPACYAEIKDLSMEAFVDHMMAKRESQDPFDLLKAEYAEADRSIKRHRSVYWKESLAILSFAMNYPAKYFSAEDMLRLQKTLMPLISVVIAFVPQSSAETLMALHDAGRLELVAVKDTEEPEPNEKGGAVYAGQHYQFFVDCIGQPHIPFEDIPFEGLKKAGTPARLKFRDSKAGQALLNQDNKNITQDNNGDCYLKVPGLAINDRFQLLDGFNALNERVYVMAVPFIAGFNPDYSGLDFGEAASKPVLDGLLGTAIETD; this is translated from the coding sequence ATGACGATAGCCTTGATCGGGGGCGGCCCCAGTGCATTATTTGGTTATAAAAGGCTGATAGATAGCGGCCAGTTTTTCGAGGTTGCCATTTATGAAAAGACCGGTAGCCTCGGCTGTGGCATGCCTTATAGTCGAAGCGGCTCTGCCGACGAGCATATCACCAATGTCTCCGGCAACGAGATACCGGCGCTCAGCAGCGATGTCGCCGACTGGATCAAGACCGTGCCGAAGGACACGCTGGATAAATACCATATCGACTCGGACAAATTCAACGATTACAAGGTATTGCCACGCCTGCTCTTTGGCCAATACCTTTGCGACCAGTTCAAGATCCTGCTGAAAAAGGCCAAGGAAAATGGCGTGGAGACCAACATCTATTACAACACCACGGTAACAGATATACAGGACCAGCAAAACAAGGTCGCGATCATCACTGAAACGGGTGAAAATACCTACGACCGGGTCATCGTCTGCACCGGTCACCTCTGGCTGAAAAATCACGAAGGAGAAATACCCGGCTGGTTCGATTCGCCTTACCCGCCGGAAAAGATCGCCCGACAGGTTAATTTTCCTGTAGCCATCCGCGGCGCTTCGTTGACCGCCATCGACGCTGTGCGTACGCTTGGCCGGCACAATGGCAGCTTTGAAAAAGATGAAAAGGGCAAACTCTCCTTCAAAGCTAACACGGACAGCCCGGACTTCAAGATCGTCATGCACTCCCGCAACGGGCTGTTGCCTGCCGTGCGCTTTCACCTGGAAGATACTCATCTGGGCAAGGATACGGTACTCTCCCAGGAAAAGATCAGGCAGATCCGTAAAGCCAATGATGGCTTTTTATCACTGGATTACGTTTTTGAGGAAAACTTTAAGAAAGGGATCAAGGAACATGATCCGGCCTGTTATGCTGAGATCAAAGACCTGAGCATGGAGGCTTTCGTCGACCACATGATGGCTAAACGGGAATCGCAAGACCCTTTTGATCTCCTTAAGGCCGAATATGCCGAAGCCGACCGCTCTATTAAAAGACATCGCTCGGTCTATTGGAAAGAATCGCTGGCCATCCTTAGCTTCGCTATGAACTATCCGGCTAAATATTTTTCGGCGGAAGATATGCTCCGCTTGCAAAAAACGCTCATGCCACTGATTTCCGTGGTCATCGCCTTTGTACCGCAAAGCTCAGCAGAAACCCTGATGGCACTGCATGATGCCGGCCGCCTGGAATTGGTGGCCGTCAAAGATACCGAAGAACCTGAACCCAACGAAAAAGGCGGTGCAGTCTATGCCGGACAACACTATCAATTTTTCGTCGATTGCATCGGCCAGCCGCATATCCCTTTTGAAGATATCCCTTTCGAAGGACTTAAAAAAGCAGGTACACCAGCAAGGTTAAAGTTCCGTGACTCAAAAGCCGGACAAGCGTTACTTAACCAGGACAATAAAAACATAACCCAGGACAATAATGGTGACTGCTATTTAAAAGTTCCTGGACTGGCCATCAATGACCGCTTCCAGTTGCTCGACGGTTTCAATGCCCTGAACGAGAGGGTCTACGTCATGGCCGTACCTTTTATCGCCGGCTTCAACCCGGATTACTCCGGTCTCGATTTTGGTGAGGCTGCTTCCAAACCGGTGCTCGACGGCCTGCTTGGCACAGCAATTGAAACTGACTAA
- a CDS encoding ferritin-like domain-containing protein, which produces MEITAKSTEVLNDLIEINNDRVAGFEKAIADIKDENIDLKELFQEYSAQSRRFSQELTQVVANEGGEAETGTSASGSLHRAWIDVKSIFGASDRAGILNEAERGEDAIKKAYQQALSESGLSPEAQSKVSEQAGDINAAHDRIKALRDAAK; this is translated from the coding sequence ATGGAAATCACTGCAAAATCAACAGAGGTATTAAACGACCTCATCGAGATCAACAATGACCGCGTAGCCGGATTTGAAAAAGCTATAGCGGATATCAAGGACGAAAATATCGACCTAAAAGAACTGTTCCAGGAATACAGCGCGCAAAGCCGCCGCTTTAGCCAGGAACTAACACAGGTCGTAGCCAATGAAGGCGGCGAAGCTGAGACCGGCACCAGCGCAAGCGGCAGCCTGCACCGTGCTTGGATCGATGTAAAGTCGATCTTCGGTGCCAGTGACCGCGCTGGGATTTTGAACGAGGCCGAACGCGGCGAAGACGCCATCAAAAAAGCCTATCAACAGGCTTTAAGCGAAAGCGGATTAAGTCCGGAAGCTCAAAGTAAAGTAAGCGAACAGGCTGGCGATATCAATGCCGCCCACGACCGTATCAAAGCACTTCGCGACGCTGCGAAGTAA
- a CDS encoding DUF1543 domain-containing protein, producing MEPKLFMVLLGSKATGRNVEQHDFFFGIGHTLHELVPQMKAFWPEAADSLHIDGWREVTSVEGYQVSVLPKENQLHDNRHLFFINLGGYQSGKLEETHYTLLTVQSDRKSAIKTSTQTEFFKTNAIEKIKSASAHIDEKYGIDVDDIYRIEELLSETDKQHYHIHLSPGPYAVSDEIHLGYFKIPAGENSPDR from the coding sequence ATGGAACCCAAACTATTTATGGTATTGCTCGGCTCCAAAGCGACAGGCCGCAATGTCGAACAGCACGATTTCTTTTTCGGCATCGGGCATACGCTCCACGAGCTCGTTCCACAAATGAAAGCATTTTGGCCCGAAGCCGCGGACAGTCTGCACATTGATGGATGGCGCGAGGTAACCAGTGTAGAAGGCTATCAGGTCAGTGTCTTGCCGAAAGAAAACCAACTTCATGATAACCGGCATCTGTTCTTTATCAATCTCGGCGGCTATCAAAGCGGAAAACTCGAAGAAACGCATTACACACTCCTCACCGTCCAGTCTGACCGCAAAAGTGCGATCAAGACTTCGACCCAGACCGAGTTTTTTAAAACGAACGCCATCGAAAAAATCAAATCCGCCAGCGCTCATATCGATGAGAAATACGGCATAGATGTAGATGATATTTACCGGATCGAAGAATTACTTTCAGAAACAGACAAGCAACATTATCATATTCACCTCAGTCCGGGACCTTACGCCGTGTCCGATGAAATCCATCTTGGTTACTTTAAAATTCCGGCAGGCGAAAACAGCCCGGACCGCTAA
- a CDS encoding DUF72 domain-containing protein, which produces MKTSARQIFIGTSNLVLPVANKAAYPTEFQDQHRLVYYGHLFNSLEINGSFYKIPQANTLAKWASLVPDGFRFTFKLWKGITHEKDLAYEPSILQHFVTVINAVSDRRGALLVQFPPSIRSPQQLQLQRLLQDIHKAASGWDVAVEFRHASLYNSAMDQLLTDLNMAMVIHDLPASASPQEALPVPSVYVRFHGPESGYRGSYDDNYLQDYAERMKEWTCQGQRVYAYFNNTMGAAVQNLRTLNGLL; this is translated from the coding sequence ATGAAAACAAGCGCGCGGCAAATTTTTATCGGCACCAGTAATCTAGTGCTGCCGGTCGCCAATAAAGCAGCCTACCCAACCGAATTTCAGGATCAGCACCGGCTGGTTTATTACGGTCACTTGTTCAACAGCCTCGAAATTAACGGTTCTTTTTACAAAATTCCCCAGGCCAATACGCTTGCCAAATGGGCTAGCCTCGTTCCTGACGGTTTTCGTTTTACGTTCAAACTCTGGAAAGGTATCACCCACGAAAAGGACCTGGCCTACGAACCGTCTATTCTACAGCACTTCGTGACCGTTATTAATGCGGTCAGTGATCGGCGCGGTGCTTTACTCGTGCAGTTCCCGCCGAGCATCCGCAGTCCGCAGCAGTTGCAACTACAGCGCCTGCTACAAGACATTCACAAAGCCGCAAGTGGCTGGGATGTAGCTGTTGAATTCCGCCATGCTTCGCTTTACAATAGCGCCATGGATCAATTACTGACAGATCTCAACATGGCCATGGTGATCCATGACCTGCCCGCCTCCGCATCACCGCAGGAAGCTTTGCCTGTACCGTCCGTATATGTGCGTTTCCACGGACCTGAAAGCGGATACCGCGGGAGCTATGATGACAACTATTTGCAAGATTATGCTGAACGAATGAAAGAATGGACTTGTCAAGGTCAACGGGTTTATGCTTATTTTAATAACACCATGGGCGCTGCCGTCCAAAATCTGCGAACCCTAAACGGCTTGTTGTGA
- a CDS encoding histone H1, protein MEQITKLKELIASAEADAEKFNNGNNAAGTRLRNAMQQIKVTAQEVRTAVTEKKNAK, encoded by the coding sequence ATGGAACAGATCACCAAATTGAAAGAGCTTATCGCCTCGGCTGAGGCGGATGCAGAAAAGTTTAATAATGGCAATAATGCGGCCGGAACAAGGTTGCGGAATGCTATGCAGCAAATAAAGGTAACCGCACAAGAAGTGCGAACAGCCGTAACCGAGAAAAAGAACGCAAAATAA
- a CDS encoding DUF6934 family protein, with amino-acid sequence MNLPQYEYTPSEDFTYYEFYSEGPNGQIKKMITFTVVQDRPFLIYNLAFGDVTENGDIDDVVTSNNEDRDKVLATVAHSIHDFCNKHGNHLIFAQGSNAARTRLYQMSIARNLDEVIQDFDIKGLTENGWEPFTRNVNYKAFLTNRK; translated from the coding sequence ATGAACCTCCCACAATACGAATATACTCCAAGTGAAGATTTTACCTATTATGAGTTTTATAGCGAGGGTCCCAACGGACAAATCAAAAAAATGATCACCTTTACCGTTGTTCAGGACCGGCCTTTCTTGATTTATAACTTGGCTTTTGGTGATGTCACTGAAAATGGCGATATCGATGATGTAGTAACCAGTAATAACGAAGACAGGGATAAGGTTCTGGCAACTGTAGCACATTCCATTCATGATTTTTGCAATAAGCACGGGAATCACCTGATTTTTGCTCAAGGCAGTAATGCTGCTCGCACCCGACTTTACCAAATGAGTATCGCACGCAATTTAGATGAGGTTATCCAAGATTTTGATATCAAGGGGCTAACCGAAAATGGCTGGGAGCCTTTTACTAGGAATGTAAATTATAAGGCGTTTTTGACAAACAGAAAATAA